The following proteins come from a genomic window of Leptospira andrefontaineae:
- a CDS encoding glucose 1-dehydrogenase, protein MAKQFEGKVALVTGAASPRGLGRAIANTIARDGGDVVVVDLNKEHIEQAAADIAKEFGVKTLGIPVNVTKPEDCDSAINAVKEKFGKLDFLVNNAGVLKDNLFIRMSEQEYDFVMDVNAKGVFLMTKYASKLLLKAPSGRIVNISSLSGLSGQPGQANYSSSKAAVIALTKVAAREFSGRNVLVNAVCPGYVQTDMTASLPEEVQKKLTDPMFIPLKRPGTQQEIANAVEFFLSDKASYITGVFLRVDGGAGIGM, encoded by the coding sequence ATGGCAAAACAATTCGAAGGTAAAGTTGCATTAGTTACGGGAGCTGCGTCTCCAAGAGGTTTAGGTCGCGCTATCGCCAATACTATCGCAAGAGATGGTGGAGATGTAGTCGTAGTAGACTTAAATAAAGAACATATCGAGCAAGCGGCTGCTGATATCGCTAAGGAATTCGGCGTTAAAACATTGGGTATTCCAGTAAACGTTACTAAACCGGAAGACTGCGATTCTGCTATTAATGCTGTTAAAGAGAAATTCGGTAAACTGGACTTCTTAGTAAACAACGCAGGAGTTCTAAAAGATAATCTTTTTATCAGAATGAGCGAACAAGAGTATGATTTCGTGATGGATGTGAACGCGAAAGGTGTGTTCTTGATGACCAAGTATGCTTCTAAACTTCTTTTAAAAGCTCCTTCTGGCAGGATCGTGAACATTTCTTCTCTTTCCGGTCTTTCAGGTCAACCTGGACAAGCGAACTACTCTTCTTCTAAAGCTGCGGTGATCGCTCTTACTAAAGTTGCTGCGAGAGAATTTTCAGGTAGAAACGTTTTAGTAAATGCGGTTTGCCCTGGTTATGTACAAACAGACATGACTGCTTCTCTTCCTGAAGAAGTTCAGAAAAAACTTACCGATCCTATGTTCATCCCTTTAAAAAGACCAGGAACTCAACAAGAGATTGCTAACGCTGTTGAATTTTTCCTTTCCGATAAAGCATCTTATATCACCGGTGTTTTCTTGAGAGTAGACGGCGGCGCCGGTATCGGAATGTAA
- a CDS encoding thiolase domain-containing protein produces the protein MREVAIIGAYETVHGNHKDRTLRDLVTEAGNGAIKDSGIDRKEIQAVYVGNYAGNEFNAQNTMGSYAANLLGLGDRPAIRTEGACASGGIAMRQGVLAVASGLYDTVLVLGVEKMNGLDPETTMEIVARGQDQDVEGGYCISGPSGFALNAIRHMHEFGTTKEMLATVAEKNYFHGSLNPFAHKQKEISFNNIMRARMVTTPFGFHDVSLVTDASAAVVITTKEKAKSVRKDYVVVKGSGIGGDYFNVALKKDSVSFPASVQAATEAFKMAGVERKDIDVLECHDCFTITEIINIEDLGFVEKGKGGQFTKDGHTRLGGKLPVNTSGGLKAKGHPVGATGVGQVVEMTYQLRDQSEKRQVANARTALTHVLGGPGAVSIVHILQRGE, from the coding sequence ATGAGAGAAGTAGCAATCATCGGGGCTTATGAAACTGTCCACGGTAATCATAAAGACAGAACCTTACGCGATCTAGTTACCGAAGCTGGTAACGGTGCTATCAAAGATTCAGGTATAGACAGAAAAGAAATCCAAGCTGTTTATGTCGGGAACTACGCTGGCAATGAGTTTAACGCTCAGAACACAATGGGCTCTTATGCGGCCAACTTACTTGGGTTAGGCGATCGTCCCGCAATCCGTACCGAAGGAGCATGTGCTTCCGGTGGGATTGCAATGAGACAAGGTGTTCTTGCTGTTGCATCCGGTTTATACGATACGGTTTTAGTTCTGGGCGTAGAAAAAATGAACGGTTTAGATCCTGAAACCACTATGGAAATCGTAGCAAGGGGCCAGGACCAGGATGTAGAAGGCGGATATTGTATTTCCGGTCCTTCCGGTTTTGCATTAAACGCAATCCGCCATATGCATGAGTTCGGAACTACTAAGGAAATGTTAGCGACAGTTGCTGAAAAAAACTATTTCCATGGTAGCCTAAATCCGTTTGCTCATAAACAAAAAGAGATTTCTTTCAATAATATTATGAGGGCAAGAATGGTAACAACTCCATTCGGTTTTCATGATGTTTCCTTAGTTACAGATGCCTCTGCAGCCGTTGTGATCACTACCAAGGAAAAAGCAAAATCTGTTCGTAAAGACTATGTTGTGGTAAAAGGTTCCGGAATAGGCGGAGATTATTTCAATGTGGCTCTTAAAAAAGATTCTGTAAGCTTCCCCGCTTCCGTTCAAGCTGCTACTGAGGCGTTTAAAATGGCCGGAGTGGAAAGAAAGGACATCGATGTTCTAGAATGTCATGACTGTTTCACCATCACTGAGATCATCAATATAGAGGATCTTGGCTTTGTTGAAAAAGGAAAAGGCGGCCAGTTCACTAAAGACGGTCATACCAGATTGGGTGGAAAACTTCCTGTAAACACTTCAGGTGGCTTAAAGGCAAAGGGTCATCCGGTTGGAGCTACAGGTGTTGGTCAAGTGGTAGAGATGACTTACCAGCTTAGAGACCAATCTGAAAAACGACAAGTTGCAAATGCTCGCACTGCCTTAACTCATGTTTTAGGCGGCCCGGGTGCAGTTAGTATAGTGCATATTCTGCAGAGGGGGGAATAA
- a CDS encoding STAS domain-containing protein yields the protein MSDEFKINVDLEPNVPVIHISGEITSEADDEILGKYQSIPEQRRTRVILNFHGTSYINSAGLATLISLITKASESSSKIEFAGLNDHFRKVMDIVGLTDFVLIHNTLQEALS from the coding sequence ATGTCTGACGAATTCAAAATAAACGTGGATCTTGAACCTAATGTCCCGGTAATCCATATCTCCGGAGAAATTACCTCCGAGGCGGATGACGAAATTTTAGGAAAATACCAATCCATTCCAGAACAGCGTAGGACCCGAGTGATTTTGAATTTCCACGGAACGTCTTACATCAATTCGGCGGGGCTTGCGACATTGATCAGTTTGATCACCAAAGCAAGTGAATCTTCTTCTAAAATCGAATTTGCAGGTCTAAACGATCATTTCAGAAAAGTGATGGATATCGTTGGTCTTACGGATTTCGTTTTAATCCATAATACTCTGCAAGAAGCTCTTAGTTAA
- a CDS encoding c-type cytochrome, which translates to MKTRAILISLFVSILSLIFLLNCGDKEKPKEEAAPVASAATLSPEIEEGKKLFLENGCNACHGDTGAGDGAAAASLNPKPRNYKAPASDWKNGPTEAGVLKTLNNGIPSNPVMTSYKFLGDEKLKKIAKYVVYLNQN; encoded by the coding sequence ATGAAGACTCGGGCAATCCTGATTTCCCTTTTTGTTTCCATTCTCTCCCTCATCTTCCTATTGAACTGCGGAGATAAAGAAAAGCCGAAAGAAGAAGCTGCACCTGTAGCAAGCGCAGCAACTTTAAGTCCTGAAATAGAAGAAGGTAAAAAACTTTTTCTTGAAAACGGATGTAACGCATGTCACGGAGATACAGGCGCTGGAGACGGAGCTGCTGCGGCTAGCTTAAATCCAAAACCAAGAAATTACAAAGCACCTGCTAGTGATTGGAAAAACGGTCCTACAGAAGCAGGAGTGCTGAAAACTTTGAATAACGGAATTCCAAGTAACCCAGTGATGACTTCTTACAAGTTCTTAGGCGACGAAAAATTGAAAAAAATCGCTAAGTACGTAGTTTACCTGAATCAAAATTAA
- a CDS encoding Zn-ribbon domain-containing OB-fold protein, protein MAEIMEAHSLTGKKCKSCGFEATDPVVSCTSCGSEDVEAKTFSGRGKVYTYTVVHVGFGHLAPRAPYVLAVIELEEGAKTMSIIEGEYQGKPVTESVSIDMPVLFDRTETSTGFIFKPA, encoded by the coding sequence ATGGCTGAGATTATGGAAGCTCATTCTTTAACCGGAAAAAAATGTAAATCCTGCGGATTCGAAGCTACTGATCCTGTAGTTTCTTGCACAAGCTGCGGATCGGAAGATGTAGAAGCCAAAACTTTTTCAGGCAGAGGAAAAGTTTACACTTACACTGTAGTTCATGTCGGTTTTGGTCATTTAGCTCCAAGAGCACCTTACGTTCTTGCAGTCATCGAGCTGGAAGAAGGTGCAAAAACCATGAGTATTATCGAAGGAGAATACCAAGGTAAACCGGTCACTGAATCAGTTTCGATCGATATGCCTGTTCTTTTCGATAGAACGGAAACTTCTACGGGATTTATTTTTAAACCCGCTTGA